One stretch of Prunus persica cultivar Lovell chromosome G1, Prunus_persica_NCBIv2, whole genome shotgun sequence DNA includes these proteins:
- the LOC18791159 gene encoding uncharacterized protein LOC18791159, translating into MGKVGKQYASYTGVMARTIIPIHISSWLAVDDHLKEKIWTKITEIHELQKESCSKCKYHHRTSRKGYIGVVEELVDKKIVAKDEEVDRALLWKVAREDKNGKILDEEVVELAGTIEKLLKEKEEGLITVSGYNDVLAMALGTPEHGGRVRGVGGYVKPNAFFNVPRKKRECVSKEMVKERDVLLQETKKIMEEQQKKHEAMQELLQKQIEMLKVAISGQTCNVSNSSRIPNISHMFEKASTNIP; encoded by the exons ATGGGGAAGGTGGGCAAACAATATGCGTCATACACAGGTGTAATGGCTCGAACCATAATCCCCATTCATATAAGCAGTTGGCTAGCAGTGGATGACCATTTGAAGGAGAAAATCTGGACAAAAATAACG GAAATCCATGAACTCCAAAAGGAGAGCTGCAGTAAATGTAAATACCATCATAGAACTAGCCGTAAGGGATATATTGGAGTGGTAGAAGAATTG GTAGATAAGAAGATAGTGGCAAAGGATGAGGAAGTAGATCGAGCTCTTCTATGGAAGGTAGCACGTGAAGATAAGAACGGGAAGATTCTTGATGAGGAGGTAGTTGAATTGGCTGGAACAATT GAGAAATTGttgaaggagaaagaagaaggcCTTATAACTGTATCTGGTTATAATGATGTCTTAGCTATGGCTTTAGGGACCCCTGAACATGGTGGAAGGGTGAGGGGTGTGGGAGGCTATGTGAAGCCAAATGCGTTCTTCAACGTTCCTAGGAAAAAGAGGGAGTGCGTGTCAAAGGAAATGGTGAAAGAACGAGATGTTTTGCTGCAAGAGACAAAAAAGATTATGGAAGAACAACAGAAAAAGCACGAAGCTATGCAAGAACTTCTTCAAAAGCAAATAGAGATGCTGAAGGTGGCGATTTCTGGTCAAACCTGTAATGTATCTAACTCATCCCGTATTCCAAATATTTCTCACATGTTCGAGAAAGCATCAACAAACAtaccataa